A genome region from Nocardioides cynanchi includes the following:
- a CDS encoding LCP family protein, whose protein sequence is MSQPSPAPRPRRGVRLATVVVVTELVVALVTATVVYAGWRRLDANIRAGDTIDHVTQKQVPEQDRQVPDEPLNILVLGTDSRAGAGDAIDGEKGCNCSDTTILVHLAADRRSAYAVSIPRDALVKPVDCTRGREYAGTGLVEWNSAYSAGGAACTAEQLEQDFHIYVDDYVVLDFNGFQNMVSAIGGVDVCIPFELSDPKYAKVTFQPGPSVHLDGARALAYVRLRYVLSGSDIGRIRRQQVFISSMVDKLVSAETLTRPDRLFRFADALTRSISTNPEIAHVRSLTNLAEQFRNIDVRHIRFVTLPNRIYDVPSTDVRWGRVQVLPAAYRLMRIVDQDEPLGVFTRGSVNPGHDSKPPGARARAAAAAAGVCA, encoded by the coding sequence ATGAGCCAGCCCTCGCCAGCACCGCGACCGCGACGTGGAGTACGCCTGGCCACGGTGGTGGTGGTGACGGAGCTCGTCGTGGCACTGGTGACGGCCACCGTCGTGTACGCCGGCTGGCGGCGTCTGGACGCCAACATCCGGGCGGGCGACACGATCGACCACGTGACCCAGAAGCAGGTGCCGGAGCAGGACCGGCAGGTCCCCGACGAGCCCCTGAACATCCTGGTGCTCGGCACCGACAGCCGGGCCGGCGCCGGCGATGCGATCGACGGCGAGAAGGGGTGCAACTGCTCCGACACCACGATCCTGGTGCACCTGGCGGCCGACCGACGGTCGGCGTACGCGGTGTCCATCCCTCGTGACGCCCTGGTGAAGCCGGTCGACTGCACGCGTGGCCGCGAGTACGCCGGCACCGGGCTGGTCGAGTGGAACTCCGCGTACTCCGCCGGCGGCGCGGCGTGCACGGCCGAGCAGCTGGAGCAGGACTTCCACATCTACGTCGACGACTACGTCGTGCTCGACTTCAACGGCTTCCAGAACATGGTGTCGGCCATCGGTGGGGTCGACGTGTGCATCCCGTTCGAGCTCTCGGACCCGAAGTACGCGAAGGTCACCTTCCAGCCGGGCCCGTCGGTCCACCTCGACGGCGCCCGCGCCCTGGCCTACGTCCGCCTGCGCTACGTCCTGTCCGGCAGCGACATCGGGAGGATCCGTCGCCAACAGGTGTTCATCAGCTCGATGGTCGACAAGCTGGTCTCGGCCGAGACCCTGACCCGCCCCGACCGGCTGTTCCGCTTCGCCGACGCCCTGACCCGGTCCATCAGCACCAACCCCGAGATCGCTCACGTCAGGTCCCTGACGAACCTCGCCGAGCAGTTCCGCAACATCGACGTCCGCCACATCCGGTTCGTCACGCTGCCCAACCGGATCTACGACGTGCCGAGCACCGACGTGCGATGGGGGCGGGTCCAGGTGCTGCCCGCGGCCTATCGCCTGATGCGGATCGTCGACCAGGACGAGCCGCTCGGCGTCTTCACCCGTGGCTCGGTGAACCCGGGCCACGACTCGAAGCCGCCCGGCGCCCGCGCCCGGGCAGCCGCCGCCGCTGCCGGCGTGTGCGCCTAG
- a CDS encoding YidH family protein, with protein MTSRQPRWVYDAGDEPDPRFSLANERTFLAWVRTSLAMLAGGVALHALTTSGPHGLRTTLAVGLIGLGGLVGVGAFVRWARVEKAMRTHQPLPSFGLGLTMAAALLVVAVLLVVVLI; from the coding sequence GTGACCTCACGGCAGCCTCGCTGGGTGTACGACGCGGGCGACGAACCCGATCCGCGCTTCAGCCTCGCCAACGAGCGCACCTTCCTGGCCTGGGTGCGCACCTCGCTGGCGATGCTGGCCGGCGGCGTGGCGCTGCATGCCCTGACCACGTCCGGCCCGCACGGTCTGCGGACCACGCTCGCGGTCGGGCTGATCGGTCTCGGGGGCCTGGTCGGAGTGGGGGCGTTCGTGCGGTGGGCGCGGGTCGAGAAGGCGATGCGCACCCACCAGCCGCTGCCGTCGTTCGGGCTGGGCCTGACGATGGCGGCCGCGCTGCTCGTGGTCGCGGTGCTGCTGGTCGTCGTCCTGATCTGA
- a CDS encoding thioesterase family protein: protein MTAEFDRDVAVTATGEGTYAADLSPGWVVGGGVNGGYLLAVLGRALGGSTVHPDPLTVSAYYLSASRPGPATVTTRLLRESGSTATMAADLVQEGGHRIAALATYGDLGSLPDDVGTTATEPELPPLEECWGMGLAPPDFRASAPPLLSRFDLRFDPATAGWAVGQPSGRGLIQGWFRLNDDREPDPVSLLLAVDAMPPVTFDLGRMGWAPTLELTVHVRARPAPGWLKLRHETRNLAGGMFEEDCEVWDSAGRLVAQSRQLARQPRPPR, encoded by the coding sequence ATGACCGCCGAGTTCGACCGCGATGTGGCGGTCACCGCGACCGGCGAGGGCACCTACGCAGCGGACCTCAGCCCCGGCTGGGTCGTCGGCGGCGGGGTGAACGGCGGCTACCTCCTGGCCGTGCTGGGCCGGGCGCTGGGCGGCTCGACCGTGCATCCGGATCCCCTGACGGTCAGCGCGTACTACCTCTCCGCGTCCCGCCCGGGTCCGGCGACGGTCACCACCCGGCTCCTCCGCGAGAGCGGCAGCACCGCCACGATGGCAGCCGACCTCGTCCAGGAGGGTGGCCACCGGATCGCCGCGCTCGCGACGTACGGCGATCTCGGCTCCCTGCCCGACGACGTGGGGACGACGGCCACCGAGCCCGAGCTGCCACCTCTCGAGGAGTGCTGGGGGATGGGGCTCGCACCACCGGACTTCCGGGCGAGTGCGCCGCCGCTGCTGAGCCGCTTCGACCTGAGGTTCGACCCCGCCACGGCCGGGTGGGCGGTCGGGCAGCCCAGCGGGCGCGGCCTGATCCAGGGCTGGTTCCGCCTCAACGACGACCGGGAGCCCGACCCGGTGTCCCTGCTGCTGGCCGTCGACGCGATGCCGCCGGTCACCTTCGACCTCGGCCGGATGGGGTGGGCGCCGACCCTGGAGCTGACCGTTCACGTCCGGGCCAGGCCGGCCCCCGGCTGGCTGAAGCTGCGGCACGAGACCCGCAACCTGGCCGGCGGGATGTTCGAGGAGGACTGCGAGGTCTGGGACTCCGCCGGACGGCTGGTGGCGCAGAGCCGGCAGCTCGCCCGTCAGCCGCGTCCCCCACGCTGA